A part of Candidatus Binatia bacterium genomic DNA contains:
- a CDS encoding Zn-ribbon domain-containing OB-fold protein, with protein sequence MAEEYKAPLPNPTPESKPFWDALKAHRLDLQRCRDCQTAYFYPRNVCPSCLSANVEWFTASGRGKLHTFSIVHRPLRNPPLPAPYILAIVELAEGPRMMTNLVGVEPDPAKLRCDMPVVIEYADVTDEVTLPRFRPAA encoded by the coding sequence ATGGCGGAAGAGTACAAGGCCCCGCTGCCGAACCCGACGCCCGAGTCGAAGCCCTTCTGGGACGCGCTCAAGGCGCACCGGCTCGACCTCCAGCGCTGCCGCGATTGCCAGACGGCGTACTTCTATCCGCGCAACGTCTGCCCGAGCTGTCTCTCGGCGAACGTCGAGTGGTTCACCGCGAGCGGGCGCGGCAAGCTGCACACCTTCTCGATCGTCCACCGGCCGCTGCGGAACCCGCCGCTGCCGGCGCCGTACATCCTCGCGATCGTCGAGCTCGCGGAGGGGCCGCGCATGATGACCAACCTGGTCGGCGTCGAGCCCGATCCCGCGAAGCTGCGCTGCGACATGCCGGTGGTGATCGAGTACGCCGACGTCACCGACGAGGTCACGCTGCCGCGCTTCCGCCCCGCCGCCTGA
- a CDS encoding acetyl-CoA acetyltransferase: MALEKLHAQRGKVAIVGAAESDEVGKLPGKSALALHAEAARNALADAELTLKDVDAVLSTGRPTANDVPEYLGIRPRYMDNTQMGGCSFIAHLQHALAIIEAGIAEVVLITHGESGYSRVGMGGGDRFAPDTPPGQYEMPFGIGGPATRYALAATRHMHEFGTTREQMAAVAVATRRWASLNPRAMMRDPITIEDVLNSRPIAWPFNLLDCCLVTDGGGALVVTSAERAKDCAKKPVYVLGTGEATCHSIISQMPRFHVWDAAVMAAERAWAMSGVKHSEIDLAMIYDAFTIVPILAVEALGFCKPGEGGPFFEDLRSAPGGSFPMNTNGGGLSYTHTGMYGMFLLVEAVKQLRGECGERQVKDAKTAVCHGTGGILSASATAILSTER; encoded by the coding sequence ATGGCCCTCGAGAAGCTCCACGCGCAACGCGGCAAGGTCGCGATCGTCGGCGCCGCGGAATCGGACGAGGTCGGCAAGCTGCCGGGCAAGTCGGCGCTCGCCCTGCACGCCGAGGCGGCGCGCAACGCGCTCGCCGACGCCGAACTCACGCTCAAGGACGTCGACGCCGTGCTGTCGACCGGCCGCCCGACCGCGAACGACGTCCCCGAGTACCTCGGCATCCGCCCGCGCTACATGGACAACACGCAGATGGGCGGCTGCTCGTTCATCGCCCACCTGCAGCACGCGCTGGCGATCATCGAGGCCGGGATCGCCGAGGTGGTGCTGATCACGCACGGCGAGAGCGGCTACTCGCGCGTCGGCATGGGCGGCGGCGACCGCTTCGCGCCGGACACGCCGCCGGGGCAGTACGAGATGCCGTTCGGCATCGGCGGTCCGGCGACGCGCTACGCGCTCGCCGCGACCCGCCACATGCACGAGTTCGGCACGACGCGCGAGCAAATGGCGGCGGTCGCGGTCGCGACGCGGCGCTGGGCGTCGCTCAACCCGCGCGCGATGATGCGCGATCCGATCACGATCGAGGACGTGCTCAACTCGCGGCCGATCGCCTGGCCGTTCAACCTGCTCGACTGCTGTCTCGTCACCGACGGCGGCGGCGCGCTGGTCGTCACCTCGGCCGAGCGGGCGAAGGACTGCGCGAAGAAGCCGGTCTACGTACTCGGCACCGGCGAGGCGACCTGCCACTCGATCATCAGCCAGATGCCGCGCTTCCACGTCTGGGACGCGGCCGTGATGGCGGCGGAGCGCGCCTGGGCGATGTCGGGCGTCAAGCACTCCGAGATCGATCTCGCGATGATCTACGACGCCTTCACCATCGTGCCGATCCTCGCCGTCGAGGCGCTCGGCTTCTGCAAGCCGGGCGAGGGCGGCCCCTTCTTCGAGGACCTGCGCTCGGCGCCGGGCGGCAGCTTCCCGATGAACACCAACGGCGGCGGGCTGTCGTATACGCACACCGGGATGTACGGGATGTTCCTGCTCGTCGAGGCCGTCAAGCAACTGCGCGGCGAGTG